In Paroedura picta isolate Pp20150507F chromosome 6, Ppicta_v3.0, whole genome shotgun sequence, one genomic interval encodes:
- the LOC143840510 gene encoding uncharacterized protein LOC143840510: MIRCTLHLPPPFCSATSKSNMESSSQASSVPATGRGPTWRDAEIRDLIGIFSEEKIQDAFQSSHRNREVFEQVAIKMRALGHNRTGLECRSKTKTMRAEYMRAVNHNKGSGNEKVTCPYFEEQRQLYGDGEGSGRPKRVGRSLKVVRKPAAPVEEPPAEEDPGEGTSSSFRPPPPVQQRAAESVTLDLIAIVPGEPEEAPEQTPLASETQLPGTGPLESPAAPDVDSDSGASTNIDFIPGTQEEEQPRVLGPPARRRRIQIQDEVLSDEEEEPPLAPGSPPPRGALPAEERLTRERGRLRRVSVLTSVGERLLEHCYEESRRAAAADQAMLTLIAQEGRKLRAVLRETNQILREGVEEVRLIRRLMERAVAVMERAYPPQIAPPTTTHTNTTTSSTHPTDSLSECLHPNKKEDYSRKEKNKTSRQVLPLLVLPTFSISCYLCFVVC; the protein is encoded by the exons atgatccgttgcaccctgcacctcccaccaccattttgctcagctactagcaaaagcaacatggaatcgtcttctcaagcctcgtccgtccctgcaaccggccgtggcccaacttggagggacgcggagatcagggacctgatcgggattttctcggaggagaaaatccaggacgcgttccagtcctcccacaggaatagggaggtttttgaacaagtggctattaagatgcgcgccctgggccacaacaggaccggccttgaatgccggtcgaagaccaagacaatgagggcagagtacatgagagccgtgaaccataacaagggttccggcaacgaaaaggtgacctgcccctacttcgaggagcagcgccagctgtacggggacggggaaggatccggcaggccgaagcgcgtcggccggagccttaaggtggttcggaagccggctgccccggtcgaggaaccacccgctgaggaggatcccggcgagggaacctcctccagctttcgccctccaccccccgtccagcaacgagccgcggaatcggtaacgctggacctgatcgccatcgttcctggggagccagaggaggctcctgagcaaacgccccttgcctccg agacacagttgccagggacggggcccctagagtctccagcagcacctgacgtggatagtgattcgggggcatcaactaacattg atttcatacccggaacacaggaggaggaacagcctagggtgcttggacctcctgcccggcgcaggcggatacagattcaagatg aggttctttcagatgaggaggaggaaccacccctggctccaggcagcccaccacctagaggtgcgctcccagcagaggagaggcttacgagggaacgcggcaggctgaggcgcgtctccgtcttgacaagcgtgggagagaggctccttgagcactgctatgaggagtcacggcgtgccgcggccgctgaccaagccatgctcacactcattgcccaggaggggagaaaattgagggcagtccttagagagacaaaccaaatcctacgcgaaggcgtggaggaggtgcgtctgataaggagactcatggagagggctgtagcggtcatggaaagggcctaccctccacaaatcgccccccccaccaccacccacaccaacaccaccacttccagcacccaccccaccgactccctctcagaatgcctccacccaaacaagaaggaggactattctcggaaagagaaaaataaaaccagcagacaagtactccccctcctagttttgcccactttttctatttcatgttatctgtgttttgttgtttgttga